A genomic stretch from Seriola aureovittata isolate HTS-2021-v1 ecotype China chromosome 13, ASM2101889v1, whole genome shotgun sequence includes:
- the LOC130180016 gene encoding tatD DNase domain containing 3-like isoform X2 produces the protein MHGYVDCHCHISAGDFDKDIEEVVENSKKAGLLALLAVAEHAGEFDKIIALSERFPGFIFPCLGVHPVQEVSPEQQRGASLQDLDAALPLIEKYKDHLVAIGEVGLDFTPRYVSNDTDKESQRQVLIRQAQIAKELDLPLNVHSRSAGRPTINLLKEQGVEKVLLHAFDGKPSVAMEGVKAGYFFSIPPSIIRSEQQKLVKQLPLENICLETDSPALGPEKQVRNEPKNICISAEYISKIKGVSLEKVMEVTTQNALRLFPKLKSAIRP, from the exons ATGCATGGCTACGTTGACTGTCACTGTCATATCTCTGCGGGGGATTTTGACAAG GACATAGAGGAGGTGGTTGAGAATTCAAAAAAG GCTGGATTGTTGGCGCTGTTAGCCGTCGCAGAGCATGCTGGGGAATTTGACAAGATTATTGCGTTGTCAGAAAG GTTTCCAGGTTTTATTTTCCCCTGCTTAGGAGTCCACCCTGTTCAGGAAGTTTccccagagcagcagagaggtgcTTCTCTCCAG GATCTCGATGCTGCTTTACCCCTCATAGAGAAATACAAAGACCACCTAGTTGCTATTGGGGAG GTCGGTTTGGATTTTACACCCAGATATGTCAGCAATGACACTGATAAAGAGAGCCAAAGGCAGGTCCTCATTCGTCAAGCACAGATAGCCAAGGAGCTGGATCTTCCTCT aaatgtcCATTCACGGTCTGCAGGAAGACCCACGATCAACCTCCTCAAAGAGCAAG GTGTCGAAAAAGTCCTGCTTCATGCTTTCGATGGGAAACCGTCTGTTGCCATGGAGGGAGTGAAGGCTGGATATTTCTTTTCTATCCCACCATCCATAATACGGAGCGAACAG CAGAAACTTGTGAAACAGTTACCATTAGAGAACATCTGCCTGGAAACAGATTCACCTGCTCTGGGTCCAGAAAAGCAG GTGAGAAAtgagccaaaaaacatctgtatcTCTGCTGAGTACATCAGTAAGATTAAAGGAGTGTCGCTGGagaaggtgatggaggtgacGACGCAGAACGCTCTCCGACTCTTCCCCAAGCTAAAGTCGGCCATCAGACCCTGA
- the LOC130180016 gene encoding tatD DNase domain containing 3-like isoform X1, which produces MHGYVDCHCHISAGDFDKDIEEVVENSKKAGLLALLAVAEHAGEFDKIIALSERFPGFIFPCLGVHPVQEVSPEQQRGASLQDLDAALPLIEKYKDHLVAIGEVGLDFTPRYVSNDTDKESQRQVLIRQAQIAKELDLPLNVHSRSAGRPTINLLKEQGVEKVLLHAFDGKPSVAMEGVKAGYFFSIPPSIIRSEQKQKLVKQLPLENICLETDSPALGPEKQVRNEPKNICISAEYISKIKGVSLEKVMEVTTQNALRLFPKLKSAIRP; this is translated from the exons ATGCATGGCTACGTTGACTGTCACTGTCATATCTCTGCGGGGGATTTTGACAAG GACATAGAGGAGGTGGTTGAGAATTCAAAAAAG GCTGGATTGTTGGCGCTGTTAGCCGTCGCAGAGCATGCTGGGGAATTTGACAAGATTATTGCGTTGTCAGAAAG GTTTCCAGGTTTTATTTTCCCCTGCTTAGGAGTCCACCCTGTTCAGGAAGTTTccccagagcagcagagaggtgcTTCTCTCCAG GATCTCGATGCTGCTTTACCCCTCATAGAGAAATACAAAGACCACCTAGTTGCTATTGGGGAG GTCGGTTTGGATTTTACACCCAGATATGTCAGCAATGACACTGATAAAGAGAGCCAAAGGCAGGTCCTCATTCGTCAAGCACAGATAGCCAAGGAGCTGGATCTTCCTCT aaatgtcCATTCACGGTCTGCAGGAAGACCCACGATCAACCTCCTCAAAGAGCAAG GTGTCGAAAAAGTCCTGCTTCATGCTTTCGATGGGAAACCGTCTGTTGCCATGGAGGGAGTGAAGGCTGGATATTTCTTTTCTATCCCACCATCCATAATACGGAGCGAACAG AAGCAGAAACTTGTGAAACAGTTACCATTAGAGAACATCTGCCTGGAAACAGATTCACCTGCTCTGGGTCCAGAAAAGCAG GTGAGAAAtgagccaaaaaacatctgtatcTCTGCTGAGTACATCAGTAAGATTAAAGGAGTGTCGCTGGagaaggtgatggaggtgacGACGCAGAACGCTCTCCGACTCTTCCCCAAGCTAAAGTCGGCCATCAGACCCTGA
- the fuca2 gene encoding plasma alpha-L-fucosidase, with protein sequence MLCHVTHNIPIILSRQVLRLEMGGLTAAFLLLSMLLIGTSETKYEPNWKSIDSRPLPEWYDQAKFGIFIHWGVFSVPSFGSEWFWWYWQKLKLKPYVDFMKRNYSPDFKYQDFAPQFTAEFFDAKEWTDIFASSGAKYIVLTTKHHEGFTLWGSKNSWNWNAMDVGPKRDLVEEVASALRANSDLRLGLYHSLFEWFNPLFEQDAANVFTTNYFPTSKTLPELYELIVKYKPEVLWSDGDGNAPDKYWNSTGFLAWLYNDSPVRETVVTNDRWGSGSICTHGGYYTCADRYQPGHLLKHKWENCMTIDSKSWGYRRNAPLSDYLTIERLVATLVETVSCGGNLLMNIGPTHDGRIAPIFEERLRQMGQWLKVNGDAIYNTTAWRAQNDTVTPRVWYTSTPQQKVVFAILLDWPNNGSVILHEPVVAQGLTQVVLLGHGSLRWEPVKPSGLRVLLPQLSFSQMPCQWAWTLRLTGAT encoded by the exons ATGCTTTGTCATGTGACACATAACATCCCCATCATTCTGTCACGGCAAGTGCTTCGACTTGAAATGGGAGGTTTAACGGCCGCTTTTTTGCTTCTATCGATGCTGTTGATCGGCACCAGCGAAACCAAATACGAACCGAACTGGAAATCGATCGACTCCAGACCTCTACCTGAGTGGTACGATCAGGCCAAATTCGGGATCTTCATACACTGGGGTGTGTTCTCTGTCCCGAGCTTCGGCAGCGAGTGGTTCTG GTGGTACTGGCAGAAGCTAAAACTGAAGCCGTATGTTGACTTTATGAAGAGGAATTATTCTCCAGATTTCAAGTATCAAGACTTTGCACCACAGTTCACTGCCGAGTTCTTTGATGCCAAAGAATGGACAGACATCTTCGCCTCATCGGGAGCAAAGTACATCGTCCTGACTACGAAACACCATGAAG GTTTCACACTATGGGGCTCAAAAAACTCCTGGAACTGGAATGCGATGGATGTTGGACCCAAAAGAGACCTGGTGGAGGAAGTGGCGAGTGCCCTGCGTGCTAACAGCGACCTACGTTTAGGGCTGTACCATTCCCTCTTTGAGTGGTTTAATCCACTATTTGAACAGGACGCTGCCAATGTTTTCACCACAAACTACTTTCCTACCAGTAAAACACTGCCCGAGCTTTACGAGCTCATCGTCAAGTACAAACCAGAGGTGCTGTGGTCTGATGGGGATGGAAATGCACCTGACAAATACTGGAACAGCACAGGTTTCTTAGCCTGGCTTTATAATGACAG TCCAGTGCGAGAGACAGTGGTGACGAATGATCGGTGGGGTTCTGGCTCCATCTGCACCCACGGTGGATATTACACCTGTGCAGATCGCTACCAGCCAGGACACCTGCTCAAACACAAATGGGAAAACTGCATGACCATTGACTCAAAGTCCTGGGGTTACAGACGTAATGCTCCGCTCAGTGACTACCTCACCATAGAGCGGCTTGTGGCG acatTAGTGGAGACCGTGTCCTGTGGGGGAAACCTGCTGATGAACATTGGTCCGACACACGACGGACGAATCGCTCCGATCTTTGAGGAGCGTCTGAGGCAGATGGGTCAGTGGCTGAAAGTGAACGGGGACGCCATCTACAACACGACAGCGTGGCGGGCTCAGAACGACACCGTCACTCCACGTGTCTG GTACACATCCACACCACAGCAAAAGGTCGTCTTTGCCATTTTACTGGACTGGCCCAATAATGGATCTGTGATCCTGCATGAACCTGTGGTTGCACAAGGACTGACTCAG GTGGTGCTTCTCGGTCACGGGTCTCTGCGGTGGGAGCCTGTAAAGCCGAGCGGACTGCGGGTTCTCCTGCCCCAGCTGTCCTTCAGCCAGATGCCATGCCAGTGGGCCTGGACACTGAGGCTGACAGGTGCCACTTAA